One part of the Moraxella sp. FZFQ2102 genome encodes these proteins:
- a CDS encoding UvrD-helicase domain-containing protein, translating to MSKLNPRQHEAMIHVSGPLLVLAGAGSGKTSVITQKIAHLIQNCNIPADRITAMTFTNKAAREMKARVQKLLPSEKTRGLTVSTFHHFGLQFLRFELKNTPLKSNFSIMDSDDSKRLLTELMMRDNMSGAESRELVGKAIKMISDWKNDLVAPEDAAETIDNPEEMMFVHLYALYERNLRAYNAVDFDDLIVMPVRILSENKEVRDKWQNRIRYLLVDEYQDTNTAQYELIKLLVGVTARFTVVGDDDQSIYAWRGAKPENMALLKEDFPSLTVVKLEQNYRSTNRILNAANSVITNNEHIFEKALWSDKGHGELIRVVTCPSDLDEVERVAKEILTHRLRHGNTWDQYAVLYRSNFQARILETELRQLDIPYKLSGGTSFFARTEIKDIMSYLRIIINPDDDAAFLRIINTPKRGMGSATLEKLGLLAQEYGISLLSACSHAGLKAAVGAKASNTLADFGEFIERYTRDLYDNPDPMPLVRQMIVETGYIDYIKDDAKTPQQEKVRLDNIESLYSSITALINRAEDEDEQTIDAVIRKLVLLDMLEQQQEEENTNKVNLMTLHAAKGLEFDFVYIIGCEEEILPHRNSILTDSIEEERRLMYVGITRARLELTLLLAQKRRAGKDLKATTPSRFLDELPLEHIDYPAKKGAVKKDSKQVASEYLANIQAMLAAKKKG from the coding sequence ATGAGCAAACTCAATCCAAGGCAGCATGAAGCGATGATCCATGTGTCAGGGCCTTTGTTGGTTTTGGCGGGCGCAGGGTCGGGCAAGACTTCGGTTATCACCCAAAAAATCGCCCATCTGATCCAAAATTGCAACATCCCAGCCGATCGCATCACGGCGATGACCTTTACCAATAAGGCGGCGCGTGAGATGAAAGCTCGTGTGCAAAAGCTGCTCCCAAGCGAGAAAACGCGCGGTTTGACGGTTTCGACATTTCACCATTTTGGCTTACAATTCTTACGATTTGAACTAAAAAATACACCACTGAAATCCAATTTTTCGATCATGGACAGCGATGATTCTAAGCGACTTTTGACTGAGCTGATGATGCGCGACAACATGAGCGGTGCGGAGAGTCGTGAGCTTGTCGGTAAAGCGATTAAGATGATTTCTGATTGGAAAAATGATCTTGTCGCCCCTGAAGATGCTGCTGAGACTATTGACAATCCTGAAGAAATGATGTTTGTGCATCTGTATGCCTTATATGAGCGGAATTTGCGCGCGTATAATGCGGTGGATTTTGATGATTTGATCGTGATGCCAGTGCGGATTTTGAGCGAAAATAAAGAAGTGCGCGATAAGTGGCAAAATCGCATCCGCTATTTATTGGTCGATGAATACCAAGATACCAACACCGCGCAGTATGAGCTGATCAAGCTTTTGGTCGGTGTTACGGCGCGCTTTACTGTCGTTGGCGACGATGATCAATCGATCTATGCGTGGCGTGGCGCGAAGCCTGAAAATATGGCGCTATTAAAAGAAGATTTTCCATCATTAACCGTGGTGAAGCTTGAGCAAAATTACCGCTCGACCAACCGCATTTTGAACGCTGCAAACTCAGTAATCACCAATAATGAGCATATCTTTGAAAAGGCGCTGTGGTCGGATAAAGGGCATGGCGAGCTGATTCGCGTGGTGACTTGCCCAAGCGATCTTGATGAAGTGGAACGCGTTGCTAAGGAAATCTTAACGCATCGCTTGCGTCATGGTAATACTTGGGATCAATATGCGGTGCTGTATCGCAGTAATTTTCAAGCGCGAATCTTAGAAACTGAATTGCGACAGCTTGATATTCCTTATAAACTATCAGGCGGTACATCATTCTTTGCACGCACCGAAATCAAAGACATCATGAGCTATCTGCGGATCATTATCAATCCAGATGATGATGCAGCATTTTTAAGAATTATTAACACACCAAAGCGCGGTATGGGTTCGGCAACGCTTGAGAAATTGGGACTGCTTGCCCAAGAATACGGCATTTCGCTGCTGTCTGCGTGCAGTCATGCAGGGCTAAAAGCGGCAGTGGGCGCAAAGGCAAGCAATACCTTGGCGGATTTTGGCGAATTTATCGAACGCTATACGCGCGATCTATATGACAATCCTGATCCGATGCCGCTTGTGCGTCAGATGATTGTTGAGACTGGCTACATTGACTATATTAAAGATGATGCTAAAACGCCGCAGCAAGAAAAGGTGCGCCTTGATAATATCGAATCACTGTACTCAAGCATCACAGCGCTGATCAATCGCGCTGAAGATGAAGATGAGCAAACCATCGATGCGGTGATTCGTAAGCTTGTGCTGCTTGATATGCTGGAGCAGCAGCAAGAAGAAGAAAATACCAATAAGGTAAACTTAATGACCTTGCACGCCGCTAAGGGTCTTGAGTTTGACTTTGTGTATATCATCGGCTGTGAAGAAGAGATTTTGCCACATCGCAATTCGATCTTGACCGACAGCATCGAAGAAGAGCGGCGGCTGATGTATGTGGGCATCACGCGCGCGCGCCTTGAGCTGACGCTGCTACTTGCCCAAAAACGCCGTGCTGGCAAAGATCTAAAAGCCACAACGCCATCGCGATTCTTAGACGAATTGCCGCTTGAGCATATCGATTACCCTGCCAAAAAAGGCGCGGTCAAAAAAGACTCCAAGCAAGTGGCAAGTGAATATCTTGCTAATATTCAAGCGATGCTTGCGGCGAAGAAG